In the Rhizobium sp. CB3090 genome, one interval contains:
- a CDS encoding ABC transporter ATP-binding protein translates to MLDKCLRLEADGVTWGPHKGKPIIRDISLSVKAGDRLAIIGPNGAGKSTLLRCLYRGIRPQQGLVRLDGTDLWSIGPREAARRIAVVLQETPGDFPFSVRDVVMMGRIPHRKGMARWSDEDHAATAAALLRLDLKHLALRQFASLSGGEKQRVLIARALAQEPELIILDEPTNHLDIRHQLEILALLKGLGVTIITTLHDINLAADFATHVAVLDSGRLSGHGLPTEVLTAERISSAFRVEASRQVAGDTSHRFSFSLR, encoded by the coding sequence ATGTTGGACAAATGCTTGCGACTGGAAGCTGATGGCGTCACCTGGGGGCCGCATAAGGGTAAGCCGATCATCCGAGACATCAGCCTGTCTGTCAAAGCCGGGGATCGGCTGGCGATTATCGGTCCGAACGGGGCCGGTAAGTCGACCCTGCTCCGCTGCCTCTATCGTGGTATCCGTCCGCAACAGGGTCTGGTGCGTCTCGACGGTACCGATCTCTGGTCGATCGGCCCGCGTGAGGCGGCGCGGCGTATCGCCGTCGTCCTGCAGGAGACGCCGGGCGATTTTCCCTTCAGCGTCCGTGACGTGGTGATGATGGGCCGCATTCCCCATCGCAAAGGCATGGCGCGGTGGAGCGATGAGGATCATGCGGCAACTGCGGCGGCACTTCTCCGTCTGGATCTCAAGCATCTGGCGCTCCGGCAATTCGCATCGCTTTCAGGCGGCGAGAAACAGCGGGTATTGATTGCCCGCGCGCTGGCACAGGAGCCGGAGCTGATCATCCTCGATGAGCCGACCAATCATCTCGATATCCGCCATCAGCTCGAAATACTGGCGCTGTTGAAAGGCCTCGGTGTGACGATCATCACCACCTTGCACGACATCAATCTCGCCGCCGATTTCGCGACGCATGTTGCGGTGCTCGATTCCGGCCGTCTGAGCGGTCACGGCTTGCCCACCGAAGTTCTGACCGCCGAGCGCATCTCATCCGCATTCCGTGTCGAGGCAAGCCGTCAGGTCGCGGGCGACACATCCCATCGTTTTAGTTTTTCTCTTCGATAG
- a CDS encoding DUF1636 domain-containing protein: protein MDKAKEQTHRITVCTSCRHFGTPCRPGLDLLKHLQAAIIQAGAALSDDFSLEGSVCMAGCDRPCTVAFQASAKATYLFGDIADEADIGALVSFAELYRDRPDGLTREGERPKMLGGKTLARIPAAIVSSERHATLLQ, encoded by the coding sequence ATGGACAAAGCAAAAGAGCAGACGCATCGGATCACCGTATGCACGAGTTGCCGCCACTTCGGCACGCCATGCCGCCCCGGTCTCGATCTGCTGAAGCATCTGCAAGCAGCCATTATCCAGGCCGGTGCAGCGCTTTCCGACGATTTCAGTCTGGAGGGCAGCGTCTGCATGGCTGGCTGCGATCGGCCGTGCACCGTCGCGTTTCAGGCGTCGGCAAAGGCGACGTACCTCTTTGGCGATATCGCTGATGAGGCCGACATCGGAGCGCTGGTCTCCTTCGCCGAGCTTTACCGCGATCGGCCCGATGGCCTGACGCGGGAAGGTGAGCGCCCAAAAATGTTGGGCGGCAAGACATTGGCGCGTATCCCGGCGGCCATCGTTTCGTCCGAACGCCACGCAACGCTTTTACAATAG
- a CDS encoding FAD/NAD(P)-binding protein, protein MTVQGLFSARANASAQAYAMPRIAVVGRGFSGMMMAIALMKTVRTPFHLQLFDPNSSVSGGQALASGHSSEILNSRVRDLSVSAGDPNDFNDWLCSNATFRSAVPAAIPGFLQIFVPKSIFSDYVYQRFSDALSLRRDITVQVSAETVTGLCRSHGDRFVVESAAANPPFDIVILATGYGIADHEPQSGEPVATPTTVRARRLVSRPHTVLLGSGLRVVDRLLQMRDNGYDGQITIVSRHGFLPQSHTRSNADPVFPAEAMPTSLSEIVRFIRRACENAEASGQSWQSVMNGLRKHARSLWRSLPAGQKQQFNRHLRALYDSHRNRLPEALYVRLKQELAEGSTLSRHGQFLGRTPTGLVLKPAGHQGVEQIYADEVIDCRCQEPDLDTPLMRSLIDAGLATPDELGFGLAVEATGALSVDGQTTEGLFAIGPLGLGSLPDIDLVPEIVTQAYAAADGVAARFYPQCKAV, encoded by the coding sequence ATGACGGTTCAGGGACTTTTTTCCGCCAGGGCAAATGCCTCGGCACAGGCCTATGCAATGCCGCGCATCGCCGTCGTCGGCCGCGGCTTTTCAGGCATGATGATGGCGATTGCCTTGATGAAGACGGTGCGCACGCCGTTTCATCTGCAGCTTTTCGATCCTAATTCCAGCGTCAGCGGCGGTCAGGCTCTGGCGTCCGGCCACAGCAGCGAAATCCTGAACAGCCGTGTGCGCGATCTCTCGGTTTCCGCCGGCGATCCCAACGATTTCAACGATTGGCTCTGTAGCAATGCGACCTTCCGTAGTGCCGTGCCGGCTGCAATTCCTGGGTTTCTGCAGATCTTCGTCCCCAAGAGCATTTTCAGCGATTATGTCTACCAGCGCTTTTCCGATGCATTGTCCTTGCGGCGGGACATCACGGTGCAAGTCAGCGCAGAGACGGTAACCGGCCTTTGCCGCAGTCATGGCGACCGCTTTGTGGTGGAGAGCGCCGCCGCCAATCCACCGTTCGACATAGTGATCCTGGCCACCGGCTACGGCATTGCCGATCATGAGCCGCAGAGCGGTGAACCCGTGGCGACGCCGACGACGGTCCGCGCCCGCCGCCTGGTGTCGCGCCCGCATACGGTATTGCTCGGCAGCGGTCTGCGTGTCGTCGACCGACTGCTGCAAATGCGTGACAACGGCTATGACGGTCAGATCACCATCGTTTCGAGGCACGGCTTTCTGCCGCAGAGCCATACGCGCAGCAATGCCGATCCGGTCTTTCCCGCGGAAGCCATGCCCACCAGTCTCAGCGAGATCGTGCGCTTTATCCGGCGGGCTTGCGAGAATGCTGAGGCGAGCGGGCAGAGCTGGCAATCCGTCATGAACGGCCTGCGCAAACATGCACGCTCGCTCTGGCGTTCACTGCCGGCGGGACAGAAGCAGCAATTCAATCGCCATCTGCGCGCTCTTTACGACAGCCACCGTAATCGTCTGCCGGAGGCACTGTATGTCCGGCTCAAACAGGAGCTGGCGGAGGGCAGTACGCTGTCGCGCCATGGACAATTCCTCGGGCGTACGCCGACCGGATTGGTGCTGAAGCCGGCTGGTCACCAAGGCGTGGAGCAGATCTATGCCGACGAAGTGATCGATTGCCGCTGTCAGGAGCCCGATCTCGACACGCCATTGATGCGGAGCCTGATCGACGCGGGCCTCGCCACACCGGACGAACTCGGTTTTGGCCTGGCTGTGGAGGCGACGGGCGCGCTTTCCGTGGATGGACAAACGACAGAGGGGCTTTTCGCCATCGGTCCGCTCGGGCTCGGAAGCTTGCCGGATATCGATCTCGTGCCCGAGATCGTCACGCAGGCCTATGCGGCTGCGGATGGGGTGGCTGCGCGGTTCTATCCGCAGTGTAAGGCCGTGTGA
- a CDS encoding SfnB family sulfur acquisition oxidoreductase encodes MGTVSQLHERVRPPAHRIQSEEEALEIARSLAARFSQEASDRDINRILPHQELEALSQSGLLGITTPSEHDGLDISNSVLAEIVAILAEADPSIAQIPQNHFYILEALRIDGSEEQKNFFFSRALAGDRFGNAFSELGTATAGQYNTRLTSDGLGFRVNGRKFYSTGVLFADWIAIFALNAQDNLTMSLVPRGTEGIQIIDDWDGFGQRTSGSGTTILHNVYVNADAVVSHHKGFERATTIGSVGQIIHAGIDLGIARAAFAETIEFVKTHTRPWMDSGVERAADDPLTITRIGQIAIRIEAAAAMLERAGKKIDIAQINPTEDDVIEATLAVAAAKTLTTEIAIEASNTLFELAGTSSTRIGLNLDRHWRNARTHTLHDPVRWKYHIVGNYHLNGVTPPKNWTL; translated from the coding sequence ATGGGAACTGTTTCACAGTTGCACGAGCGCGTCAGACCGCCCGCACACCGCATTCAAAGCGAGGAGGAAGCGCTGGAGATCGCGCGATCACTGGCCGCCCGGTTCTCTCAGGAGGCCAGCGACCGCGACATCAACCGCATATTGCCCCACCAGGAGTTGGAGGCCCTTTCGCAATCCGGCCTGCTCGGCATTACCACTCCATCCGAACATGACGGCCTCGATATCTCCAACTCGGTTCTCGCCGAAATTGTCGCCATCCTAGCCGAAGCCGATCCTTCGATCGCGCAGATTCCGCAAAACCATTTCTACATTCTGGAAGCGCTGCGCATTGACGGCAGCGAGGAGCAGAAAAACTTCTTCTTCTCCAGGGCGCTGGCCGGTGACCGCTTCGGCAACGCATTCTCCGAACTCGGCACTGCAACCGCCGGTCAATACAATACGCGCTTGACGTCGGACGGACTGGGCTTTCGTGTCAACGGCCGCAAATTCTATTCCACCGGCGTGCTTTTCGCCGACTGGATCGCTATCTTTGCGCTGAACGCGCAGGACAACCTCACCATGTCACTCGTTCCGCGTGGCACCGAGGGCATTCAGATTATCGATGACTGGGACGGTTTCGGTCAGCGGACATCCGGCAGCGGCACGACGATCCTGCACAATGTCTACGTCAACGCCGACGCTGTCGTCTCGCATCACAAAGGCTTCGAGCGGGCGACGACCATCGGCTCGGTCGGCCAAATCATCCATGCCGGCATCGACCTCGGCATTGCCCGAGCCGCCTTCGCCGAAACCATAGAGTTCGTGAAAACGCATACCCGCCCCTGGATGGACAGCGGCGTCGAGCGCGCCGCGGATGATCCGTTGACCATCACCAGGATCGGCCAGATCGCCATCCGTATCGAGGCCGCCGCCGCGATGCTGGAACGTGCCGGCAAGAAGATCGATATCGCCCAGATCAATCCCACCGAAGACGATGTGATCGAGGCCACGCTTGCCGTGGCCGCCGCAAAAACCCTGACGACGGAAATCGCCATCGAAGCCTCGAACACGCTGTTCGAGCTCGCAGGAACCTCCTCCACGCGCATCGGCCTCAATCTCGACCGCCACTGGCGCAACGCTCGCACCCACACGCTACACGACCCGGTGCGCTGGAAATATCATATCGTCGGGAATTATCATCTCAACGGCGTGACGCCGCCGAAGAACTGGACGCTGTAA
- a CDS encoding Rrf2 family transcriptional regulator, with translation MLTKKGKYGLKALVDLARLGPGETAFINDIASRNNIPKKFLDTILLELRNAGVLRSKKGPGGGYSLSRPASDIRIGHVIRTLDGPLAPIRCASRTAYEACDDCADPERCHVRRSMTEVRDAIAAILDNMTLEQFVAGGGPGIEIEEQEDYRASNIG, from the coding sequence ATGCTCACGAAAAAAGGAAAATACGGGTTGAAGGCTCTGGTGGACCTGGCACGCCTGGGGCCGGGCGAGACTGCGTTTATCAACGACATCGCATCCCGCAATAATATCCCAAAGAAATTCCTCGACACCATTCTGTTGGAACTGCGCAATGCCGGCGTGCTGCGCTCAAAGAAGGGACCAGGCGGCGGTTATTCGCTGTCGCGTCCGGCCTCCGACATCCGTATCGGCCATGTCATCCGCACACTCGACGGTCCGCTCGCGCCGATCCGCTGCGCCAGCCGCACGGCCTATGAAGCCTGCGACGATTGCGCCGATCCGGAGCGCTGTCATGTGCGCCGTTCGATGACGGAAGTCCGCGACGCGATCGCAGCCATTCTCGACAATATGACGCTCGAACAATTCGTCGCCGGCGGCGGGCCGGGGATCGAAATCGAAGAGCAGGAAGACTATCGCGCTTCGAATATCGGCTGA
- a CDS encoding FAD/NAD(P)-binding protein — MAAWSHESRDRPVMAIIGGGVSGTAVAFHLLRSQALQPGQLFIFEPRTRLGAGLAYDTRDPAHRINVPAAKMSLLPDDIEHFQRWLQEGNALEGDETAVAANGGLFPRRGLFGRYIGAMVQPFVDSGAITHIAERATDVRCMDGRWVITGEAGRRLSADILVIATSHPSPLPPRSLQSALVGHPRFVADPTRPDALDAIRAGDRVLVVGNGLTSADVIASLELRGHKGPITAISRRGLRSRGHAPVKQELFGDFVSHPSRTALDLLRRVRAAIREAEGEGRSWHAVIDQVRAQGQHLWRAMPVKERRRVVRHLRPFWDVHRFRVAPQVEAVSEEAIRAGRLEVLAASVASVEAKGEVIECTLRLSRSAKSLDRQFDAVVVTTGPGHRGILASQGWIGGLADAGYLAIDATGLGLACNTASQALGAGGKVAPSLFISGPLARGTFGELMGLPEVIEHAVFVAGQVGSAVADYTKRKHNASKLDNSAT, encoded by the coding sequence ATGGCCGCTTGGTCTCACGAATCGCGTGATCGGCCTGTCATGGCAATCATCGGCGGCGGCGTTTCGGGGACTGCGGTTGCCTTTCACTTGTTGCGATCTCAAGCATTGCAGCCCGGTCAGCTCTTCATTTTCGAACCGCGCACGCGGCTCGGGGCAGGGCTTGCCTATGATACCCGGGATCCGGCGCACCGCATCAATGTGCCGGCGGCGAAGATGAGCCTGCTCCCCGATGATATCGAGCATTTCCAGCGTTGGCTTCAGGAAGGCAATGCGCTGGAGGGAGACGAGACGGCTGTCGCGGCGAACGGCGGTCTGTTTCCGCGGCGCGGGCTTTTTGGTCGTTATATCGGTGCCATGGTGCAACCTTTTGTCGATAGCGGCGCCATCACCCATATAGCTGAGAGGGCTACGGATGTCCGGTGCATGGACGGTCGCTGGGTGATCACGGGCGAGGCGGGACGGCGCTTGTCGGCGGATATTCTCGTCATTGCCACAAGCCACCCGTCGCCCCTGCCGCCGCGGTCCTTACAAAGCGCGCTTGTCGGCCATCCGCGCTTCGTCGCGGACCCGACGCGGCCGGATGCGCTCGACGCTATTCGCGCCGGTGACCGCGTGCTGGTGGTCGGCAACGGTCTGACTTCTGCTGACGTTATCGCCTCCCTCGAGCTGCGCGGTCATAAGGGACCGATCACCGCGATCTCGCGACGCGGCCTGCGGTCGCGCGGGCATGCGCCGGTAAAGCAGGAGCTGTTCGGCGATTTCGTCAGCCACCCGTCACGGACGGCGCTTGATCTTCTGAGGCGGGTACGCGCCGCCATTCGCGAGGCGGAAGGTGAGGGGCGGAGTTGGCATGCGGTAATCGATCAGGTGCGCGCTCAGGGACAGCATCTGTGGCGGGCAATGCCGGTCAAGGAGCGGCGTCGCGTGGTGCGGCATTTGCGGCCTTTCTGGGATGTGCATCGCTTCCGTGTCGCGCCGCAGGTGGAGGCCGTCAGTGAAGAGGCGATTCGCGCCGGCAGGCTGGAGGTGCTCGCTGCCTCCGTCGCATCCGTAGAGGCGAAGGGCGAGGTGATCGAGTGTACGCTTCGGCTCAGCCGCTCGGCCAAGAGCCTCGATCGGCAATTCGATGCGGTCGTTGTGACGACCGGACCGGGCCATCGCGGCATTCTGGCGTCGCAAGGCTGGATCGGCGGGCTTGCAGATGCGGGCTACCTCGCTATCGATGCCACAGGTCTCGGCCTTGCCTGCAACACGGCATCGCAGGCGCTTGGCGCGGGTGGCAAAGTGGCACCGTCGCTGTTCATTTCAGGACCTCTGGCGCGAGGCACCTTCGGCGAACTTATGGGCTTGCCCGAAGTGATCGAGCACGCCGTTTTCGTCGCAGGGCAGGTGGGATCGGCGGTTGCGGATTACACCAAGCGTAAGCATAACGCGTCAAAACTTGATAACAGCGCTACGTAA
- a CDS encoding PhzF family phenazine biosynthesis protein: MARSFSVYDVFTDSKLAGNPLAVIFDAEGLDDEAMQAIAKEMNLSETVFVLPPQNPAHTASLRIFTPGRELPFAGHPTVGTAIALAERAHARHGGDVDLVSVLDERVGPVRCAVRLRQRSASFAEFDLPRKSQQIMLPLDKADIANALSLKVTEIGFENHVPSIWSAGVPFLLVPVHDVGAAEQLEFDPQLWEKTVPFVDGALASAFIYCRGALNHTAKFHARMFPVGMGIVEDPATGSAVAALSGAINQFDRLPDGHHPVIVEQGVEMGRPSFIHLHIDIDGGEIANARIGGQAIRVATGILEL, from the coding sequence GTGGCCCGCAGCTTCAGTGTCTATGATGTATTCACCGACAGCAAGCTCGCGGGCAATCCGCTGGCAGTCATCTTCGATGCCGAGGGACTTGATGACGAGGCGATGCAGGCAATCGCCAAGGAAATGAATCTGTCCGAGACGGTTTTCGTTCTGCCGCCGCAGAACCCGGCGCACACGGCAAGCCTGCGCATCTTCACGCCCGGTCGCGAGCTGCCTTTCGCCGGCCATCCGACCGTCGGCACGGCGATCGCACTTGCAGAGCGGGCACATGCCCGCCATGGCGGCGACGTCGATCTCGTTTCGGTTCTGGACGAGCGGGTGGGGCCGGTTCGTTGCGCTGTCAGATTGCGGCAGAGGAGCGCGAGTTTTGCCGAGTTCGACTTGCCGCGGAAGTCACAGCAAATCATGTTGCCGCTCGACAAGGCCGATATCGCCAATGCGCTTAGCTTGAAGGTCACCGAGATCGGTTTCGAGAATCACGTGCCGTCGATCTGGAGCGCCGGCGTGCCGTTCCTGCTGGTGCCGGTGCACGATGTCGGGGCGGCCGAACAGCTGGAATTCGATCCGCAGCTCTGGGAAAAGACTGTACCCTTCGTCGATGGCGCGCTCGCCTCGGCTTTCATCTACTGTCGTGGCGCCCTCAATCACACGGCCAAGTTCCATGCCCGCATGTTCCCGGTCGGGATGGGCATTGTCGAGGATCCGGCAACCGGCTCGGCAGTGGCCGCGCTTTCCGGCGCCATCAACCAATTCGACCGGCTTCCGGATGGCCACCATCCCGTCATCGTCGAACAGGGAGTCGAGATGGGCCGCCCCTCCTTCATCCATCTCCATATCGACATCGACGGCGGCGAAATCGCCAACGCCCGCATCGGCGGTCAGGCCATCCGCGTCGCGACGGGAATTCTTGAGCTTTGA
- a CDS encoding NUDIX hydrolase yields MTHAFKPRNDMAAWPPEKTVFPVARIDLAVIAGDHPFHLSNAKAAQENWEKEIVANPALYDGRMIFQHRLSVSEQAVEGEAYLTPFSTFLWWRKQTERNGGFHVFAFPVAVSSDGAIIAIRMAEHTANPGQVYCAAGSMDENDIVDGRCDIEGNMRREVMEETGLDLGDAVADPGYHATHTNLSVTLFRVFRFPWTAEEMLERIRAHMLVDHEKEIDDAVAIRSSDPAAHHYSAAMPAILAWFFDRQE; encoded by the coding sequence ATGACCCACGCTTTCAAACCGCGAAACGATATGGCCGCCTGGCCACCGGAAAAGACCGTATTCCCGGTCGCGCGCATCGATCTCGCAGTTATTGCCGGCGATCACCCCTTTCATCTCAGCAACGCCAAGGCGGCGCAGGAAAATTGGGAGAAGGAGATCGTCGCCAACCCGGCACTTTACGATGGGCGGATGATCTTCCAGCATCGCTTGTCGGTCAGCGAGCAGGCTGTGGAGGGCGAGGCATATCTCACGCCGTTCTCCACGTTCCTGTGGTGGCGCAAGCAAACGGAACGCAATGGCGGCTTTCATGTCTTTGCCTTTCCGGTCGCCGTCTCCTCCGACGGCGCGATCATCGCCATCCGCATGGCTGAGCATACCGCCAATCCCGGCCAGGTCTATTGTGCCGCAGGTTCGATGGATGAAAACGATATCGTCGACGGGCGCTGCGATATCGAAGGCAATATGCGGCGCGAAGTGATGGAAGAAACCGGCCTCGACCTTGGTGATGCCGTCGCCGATCCGGGCTACCACGCCACGCATACGAACCTTTCCGTGACCCTGTTCCGCGTCTTCCGGTTTCCCTGGACAGCCGAAGAGATGCTGGAGCGTATCCGGGCGCATATGCTGGTGGACCACGAAAAGGAGATCGACGACGCGGTTGCCATTCGCTCGTCCGATCCTGCGGCGCATCATTACAGCGCGGCGATGCCGGCTATTCTCGCATGGTTCTTCGATCGTCAGGAATAG
- a CDS encoding ABC transporter ATP-binding protein: MAKLILNHVSKDFGTGGRPAVKALSLEVREGGFLALLGPSGCGKTTVLRMIAGFEQPTDGSIYLGERLLADAAHMLPSERRNMAMVFQSYALWPHMNVADNVGYPLKVRGISGERYRQKVREALSTVRLEDYAERRPADLSGGQRQRVALARCLVTSPDVVLLDEPLANLDRHLKREMEETFREFHQRSGATMVYVTHDQSEAMALATDVAVMSEGRLLQVAAPAEIYARPEGRLVGGLVGQGAILSLAIPDGKPRLIDWPALKAIWREQEDKGLRADILVRPEDVVADAEGICCRVESVLYEGERYALRLSLPDGQMLRAYSREAVKPGDLYAVAVRSAWRL; the protein is encoded by the coding sequence GTGGCGAAGCTGATCCTCAATCACGTCAGCAAGGATTTCGGCACGGGCGGCCGCCCTGCGGTCAAGGCGCTTTCGCTGGAGGTCCGGGAGGGTGGTTTTCTGGCGCTGCTCGGGCCGTCCGGCTGCGGCAAAACGACGGTGCTGAGGATGATCGCCGGCTTCGAGCAACCGACGGACGGTTCGATTTATCTGGGCGAACGCCTGCTTGCCGACGCCGCGCACATGTTGCCGTCGGAGCGGCGCAATATGGCAATGGTGTTCCAATCCTACGCCCTCTGGCCGCATATGAACGTTGCTGACAATGTCGGTTACCCGCTGAAAGTGCGCGGCATTTCCGGCGAGCGCTACCGTCAGAAAGTGCGCGAGGCTTTGTCGACCGTGCGGCTGGAAGATTACGCCGAACGGCGGCCGGCGGATCTTTCCGGCGGCCAGCGTCAGCGTGTGGCGCTGGCGCGCTGCCTGGTGACATCTCCCGATGTCGTGTTGCTGGATGAGCCGCTTGCCAATCTCGATCGTCATCTCAAGAGGGAGATGGAGGAGACCTTCCGCGAATTCCATCAGCGCTCGGGCGCCACCATGGTCTATGTCACCCATGATCAGAGCGAGGCGATGGCGCTGGCGACGGATGTCGCCGTCATGTCAGAGGGACGGCTGCTGCAGGTCGCGGCGCCGGCGGAAATCTATGCACGACCGGAGGGCCGGCTGGTCGGCGGATTGGTGGGGCAGGGCGCGATCCTGTCGCTCGCCATTCCGGATGGTAAGCCGCGGCTTATCGATTGGCCGGCGCTGAAGGCGATTTGGAGGGAGCAGGAAGATAAGGGCCTGCGCGCCGATATTCTCGTTCGGCCCGAGGACGTCGTCGCCGATGCCGAGGGCATCTGCTGCAGGGTGGAATCCGTCCTTTACGAAGGCGAGCGCTATGCATTGCGGCTGTCGTTGCCGGATGGTCAGATGCTCCGGGCCTATAGCCGCGAGGCGGTGAAACCGGGCGATCTCTACGCGGTCGCTGTTCGGTCGGCATGGCGGCTGTGA
- a CDS encoding iron ABC transporter permease → MYGYVRRGNSQPTWLFPFVVVIVMLLSVLPLARLAVVGIEALGRGGAYELITDPALWRSTWYTIETAVLGTVISVLLGCLFAFLLTLTDIPGRGPIGFLFVLPMMIPPQVTALAWVQMSGPSSPLLKALHMAPPLGSPQPLYSIGGIALLYGVQHAPLVYLALRAGLMALPRDGVEAARLSGASGFRVFRDIILPLSLPGVIAGAAIAFVSSIGNFGIPAILGIPASIFTLSTLIFTKFSTFGPRTFGDIAMLSAMIAVISIAGLVVQGKALKRRDYRVIGLSGASAAFTLGRWRLAAIPLLWAILFIMLIAPFFALVAGALVPAYGVPLTLKTASLHAFTEILFRQAVTRVAFSNSLFLAGMTALGLLAVTVLTAYSLTRRKDMLSRIVGGLIEIPYSLPGIIVAVCLILVFAAPLPVLNVTLYGTIWIILLAYFSAYFAVSLKPVMSAFLQLDPALEEAARLSGAGFFRRLADIIVPLIAPAAGASVILVFLIACNELTVSALLWSAGTQTLGVVIYNLDDGGSADLASAMSVIVIAMVVTMMLLLEILAKRLPKGVVPWRS, encoded by the coding sequence ATGTACGGATATGTGCGTAGGGGAAACAGCCAGCCGACCTGGCTGTTTCCTTTTGTCGTTGTCATCGTGATGCTCTTGAGCGTGCTGCCACTGGCGCGGCTGGCGGTGGTTGGCATCGAGGCGCTGGGGCGCGGCGGGGCCTATGAACTGATCACGGATCCCGCCCTTTGGCGTTCGACCTGGTACACGATCGAGACCGCCGTGCTTGGTACGGTCATTTCCGTGCTGCTTGGTTGTCTCTTTGCCTTCCTGCTGACATTGACCGACATTCCGGGCAGGGGACCGATCGGCTTTCTTTTCGTCCTGCCGATGATGATTCCGCCGCAGGTGACTGCGCTCGCCTGGGTGCAGATGTCCGGTCCATCCAGCCCCTTGTTGAAAGCGCTACACATGGCGCCGCCGCTCGGCTCGCCGCAGCCGCTTTACTCCATCGGCGGCATTGCGCTGCTTTATGGCGTGCAGCATGCGCCGCTGGTGTATCTCGCGCTCCGGGCCGGCCTGATGGCACTGCCGCGTGACGGCGTCGAGGCGGCCAGGCTGTCGGGTGCTTCCGGATTTCGTGTGTTCCGCGACATTATCCTGCCGCTGTCACTGCCCGGTGTCATTGCCGGTGCCGCCATCGCTTTCGTCTCTTCGATCGGCAATTTCGGCATCCCGGCCATCCTCGGCATTCCAGCTTCGATCTTCACCTTGTCGACGCTGATCTTCACCAAATTCTCCACATTCGGCCCACGCACCTTCGGGGACATCGCCATGCTTTCGGCCATGATCGCGGTGATTTCGATTGCTGGCCTTGTAGTGCAGGGCAAGGCGCTGAAGAGGCGGGATTATCGGGTCATCGGGCTTTCCGGCGCTTCCGCTGCCTTCACGCTCGGCCGTTGGCGTCTTGCCGCCATACCGCTGCTTTGGGCGATCCTGTTTATCATGCTGATCGCGCCGTTCTTCGCGCTGGTCGCCGGCGCGTTGGTGCCGGCCTACGGTGTGCCGCTGACCTTAAAGACGGCATCGTTGCATGCCTTCACCGAAATCCTGTTTCGGCAGGCGGTGACGCGCGTCGCCTTCTCCAATTCATTGTTTCTCGCCGGGATGACGGCGCTTGGTCTCCTTGCGGTGACTGTGCTGACCGCTTACTCCCTGACACGGCGCAAGGATATGCTGAGCCGGATCGTCGGTGGGCTGATCGAGATTCCCTATTCGCTGCCGGGAATCATCGTCGCTGTCTGCTTAATCCTGGTTTTCGCGGCACCATTGCCGGTTCTCAACGTCACGCTTTACGGCACGATCTGGATCATACTGCTCGCCTATTTCTCGGCTTATTTCGCCGTCAGTCTCAAACCGGTGATGAGCGCCTTTTTGCAACTCGATCCGGCGTTGGAGGAGGCTGCACGTCTCTCGGGCGCGGGCTTCTTCCGCCGCCTTGCCGATATCATCGTGCCGCTGATCGCGCCGGCAGCGGGCGCTTCGGTGATCCTGGTCTTTCTCATCGCCTGTAACGAGCTCACCGTTTCCGCCTTGCTCTGGTCGGCGGGCACGCAGACGCTCGGCGTCGTCATCTACAATCTCGATGATGGCGGCAGCGCCGATCTCGCCTCCGCCATGTCAGTCATCGTCATCGCCATGGTGGTCACGATGATGCTGCTTCTGGAAATCTTGGCCAAGCGCCTGCCGAAGGGGGTGGTGCCGTGGCGAAGCTGA